The Trichosurus vulpecula isolate mTriVul1 chromosome 4, mTriVul1.pri, whole genome shotgun sequence genome contains a region encoding:
- the RO60 gene encoding 60 kDa SS-A/Ro ribonucleoprotein isoform X3: MPLTALLRNLGKMTANSVLEPGSSEVSSVCERLCNDKLLKKARIHPFHVLVALKTYKTGHGLRGKLKWLPDEDILKALNTAFYKTFKTVEPTGKRFLLAIDVSGSMDQRVLGSILNASTVAAAMCMVVARTEKDSHIIAFSHEMVPCPVTMEMTLCQVLKVMDEIPMGCTDCSLPMIWAQKTNTAADVFIVFTDNETYFGSVHPAVALRDYRTKMDIPAKLIVCGMTSNGFTIADPDDRGMLDMCGFDAGALDVIRNFTMDVI; encoded by the exons ATGCCTCTAACTGCATTGCTGAGGAATCTAGGGAAGATGACAGCTAATTCGGTGCTTGAGCCAGGAAGTTCAGAAGTTTCTTCAGTATGTGAAAGACTATGTAatgataaacttttaaaaaag GCTCGTATACATCCATTCCATGTTTTAGTTGCATTAAAAACTTATAAAACAGGACATGGGCTCCGAGGAAAACTGAAGTGGCTTCCTGATGAAGACATTTTGAAAGCATTGAATACAgcattttacaaaacatttaag aCAGTTGAACCAACAGGAAAACGTTTCTTGCTAGCTATTGATGTCAGTGGTTCCATGGACCAAAGAGTTTTGGGGAGTATACTCAATGCTAGCACAGTTGCTGCAGCAATGTGTATG GTTGTTgcaagaacagaaaaagattctCATATAATTGCATTTTCACATGAAATGGTACCATGCCCAGTGACCATGGAGATGACTTTGTGTCAAGTATTGAAGGTTATGGATGAG ATTCCAATGGGTTGTACCGATTGTTCTCTCCCAATGATATGGGCTCAGAAGACAAACACAGCTGCTGATGTCTTCATTGTGTTCACTGATAATGAGACCTATTTTGGAAGTGTCCATCCAGCTGTGGCTCTGAGGGATTACCGGACA aAAATGGATATTCCAGCTAAATTGATTGTTTGTGGAATGACCTCAAATGGTTTTACTATTGCAGACCCAGATGATAGAGGCATGTTGGATATGTGTGGCTTTGATGCAGGAGCTCTGGATGTAATCCGAAACTTCACAATGGATGTGATTTAA
- the RO60 gene encoding 60 kDa SS-A/Ro ribonucleoprotein isoform X2 — protein MEESVSQMQPLNEKQVTNSASGYVWQVTDMNRLHRFLCFGSEGGTYYIKEQKLGLENAEALIRLIEDGKGCDVIQEIKTFSQEGRTAKQEPILFALAICSQCSDINTKQAAFKAVSEVCRIPTHLFTFIQFKKDLKESMKCGMWGRALRKAVADWYSGKSGMALALAITKYKQRNGWSHKDLLRLSHLKPSNEGLAVVTKYVTKGWKEVQEAYKDKALSPETEKLLKYLEAVERVKHTKDELEVIHLIEEHKLVREHLLTNHLKSKEVWKALLQEMPLTALLRNLGKMTANSVLEPGSSEVSSVCERLCNDKLLKKARIHPFHVLVALKTYKTGHGLRGKLKWLPDEDILKALNTAFYKTFKTVEPTGKRFLLAIDVSGSMDQRVLGSILNASTVAAAMCMVVARTEKDSHIIAFSHEMVPCPVTMEMTLCQVLKVMDEIPMGCTDCSLPMIWAQKTNTAADVFIVFTDNETYFGSVHPAVALRDYRTTQMIEACWICVALMQELWM, from the exons atggagGAATCCGTAAGTCAAATGCAGCCGCTGAATGAAAAACAGGTGACCAATTCTGCAAGTGGCTATGTGTGGCAGGTCACAGACATGAATCGACTGCATCGTTTCTTATGTTTTGGTTCCGAAGGTGGTACTTACTACATCAAAGAGCAGAAATTGGGCCTTGAAAATGCAGAAGCTTTAATTAGACTGATTGAAGATGGCAAAGGATGTGATGTGATTCAGGAAATAAAGACTTTTAGTCAAGAAGGAAGAACAGCAAAGCAGGAGCCAATACTTTTTGCCCTTGCCATTTGCTCACAGTGTTCTGATATAAACACAAAGCAAGCAGCATTTAAAGCAGTTTCTGAAGTATGTCGAATACCTACCCACCTCTTCACttttattcaatttaaaaaagatCTAAAGGAAAGCATGAAATGTGGTATGTGGGGTCGTGCTCTCAGAAAAGCTGTAGCAGactggtacagtgggaaaagtggCATGGCCCTTGCTCTGGctattacaaaatataaacaaagaaatgGCTGGTCACACAAAGATCTTTTAAGATTGTCTCATCTTAAACCTTCTAATGAAG GTCTTGCTGTTGTGACCAAGTATGTTACAAAGGGTTGGAAGGAGGTACAGGAAGCATATAAAGATAAAGCACTTTCCCCAgagactgaaaaattactgaaataTCTGGAAGCTGTGGAGAGAGTGAAGCACACAAAAGATGAATTGGAAGTGATTCATCTAATAGAAGAGCATAAATTGGTTAGGGAACATCTTCTGACTAATCATCTGAAGTCTAAAGAA GTGTGGAAAGCCCTGTTACAGGAGATGCCTCTAACTGCATTGCTGAGGAATCTAGGGAAGATGACAGCTAATTCGGTGCTTGAGCCAGGAAGTTCAGAAGTTTCTTCAGTATGTGAAAGACTATGTAatgataaacttttaaaaaag GCTCGTATACATCCATTCCATGTTTTAGTTGCATTAAAAACTTATAAAACAGGACATGGGCTCCGAGGAAAACTGAAGTGGCTTCCTGATGAAGACATTTTGAAAGCATTGAATACAgcattttacaaaacatttaag aCAGTTGAACCAACAGGAAAACGTTTCTTGCTAGCTATTGATGTCAGTGGTTCCATGGACCAAAGAGTTTTGGGGAGTATACTCAATGCTAGCACAGTTGCTGCAGCAATGTGTATG GTTGTTgcaagaacagaaaaagattctCATATAATTGCATTTTCACATGAAATGGTACCATGCCCAGTGACCATGGAGATGACTTTGTGTCAAGTATTGAAGGTTATGGATGAG ATTCCAATGGGTTGTACCGATTGTTCTCTCCCAATGATATGGGCTCAGAAGACAAACACAGCTGCTGATGTCTTCATTGTGTTCACTGATAATGAGACCTATTTTGGAAGTGTCCATCCAGCTGTGGCTCTGAGGGATTACCGGACA ACCCAGATGATAGAGGCATGTTGGATATGTGTGGCTTTGATGCAGGAGCTCTGGATGTAA
- the RO60 gene encoding 60 kDa SS-A/Ro ribonucleoprotein isoform X1, whose amino-acid sequence MEESVSQMQPLNEKQVTNSASGYVWQVTDMNRLHRFLCFGSEGGTYYIKEQKLGLENAEALIRLIEDGKGCDVIQEIKTFSQEGRTAKQEPILFALAICSQCSDINTKQAAFKAVSEVCRIPTHLFTFIQFKKDLKESMKCGMWGRALRKAVADWYSGKSGMALALAITKYKQRNGWSHKDLLRLSHLKPSNEGLAVVTKYVTKGWKEVQEAYKDKALSPETEKLLKYLEAVERVKHTKDELEVIHLIEEHKLVREHLLTNHLKSKEVWKALLQEMPLTALLRNLGKMTANSVLEPGSSEVSSVCERLCNDKLLKKARIHPFHVLVALKTYKTGHGLRGKLKWLPDEDILKALNTAFYKTFKTVEPTGKRFLLAIDVSGSMDQRVLGSILNASTVAAAMCMVVARTEKDSHIIAFSHEMVPCPVTMEMTLCQVLKVMDEIPMGCTDCSLPMIWAQKTNTAADVFIVFTDNETYFGSVHPAVALRDYRTKMDIPAKLIVCGMTSNGFTIADPDDRGMLDMCGFDAGALDVIRNFTMDVI is encoded by the exons atggagGAATCCGTAAGTCAAATGCAGCCGCTGAATGAAAAACAGGTGACCAATTCTGCAAGTGGCTATGTGTGGCAGGTCACAGACATGAATCGACTGCATCGTTTCTTATGTTTTGGTTCCGAAGGTGGTACTTACTACATCAAAGAGCAGAAATTGGGCCTTGAAAATGCAGAAGCTTTAATTAGACTGATTGAAGATGGCAAAGGATGTGATGTGATTCAGGAAATAAAGACTTTTAGTCAAGAAGGAAGAACAGCAAAGCAGGAGCCAATACTTTTTGCCCTTGCCATTTGCTCACAGTGTTCTGATATAAACACAAAGCAAGCAGCATTTAAAGCAGTTTCTGAAGTATGTCGAATACCTACCCACCTCTTCACttttattcaatttaaaaaagatCTAAAGGAAAGCATGAAATGTGGTATGTGGGGTCGTGCTCTCAGAAAAGCTGTAGCAGactggtacagtgggaaaagtggCATGGCCCTTGCTCTGGctattacaaaatataaacaaagaaatgGCTGGTCACACAAAGATCTTTTAAGATTGTCTCATCTTAAACCTTCTAATGAAG GTCTTGCTGTTGTGACCAAGTATGTTACAAAGGGTTGGAAGGAGGTACAGGAAGCATATAAAGATAAAGCACTTTCCCCAgagactgaaaaattactgaaataTCTGGAAGCTGTGGAGAGAGTGAAGCACACAAAAGATGAATTGGAAGTGATTCATCTAATAGAAGAGCATAAATTGGTTAGGGAACATCTTCTGACTAATCATCTGAAGTCTAAAGAA GTGTGGAAAGCCCTGTTACAGGAGATGCCTCTAACTGCATTGCTGAGGAATCTAGGGAAGATGACAGCTAATTCGGTGCTTGAGCCAGGAAGTTCAGAAGTTTCTTCAGTATGTGAAAGACTATGTAatgataaacttttaaaaaag GCTCGTATACATCCATTCCATGTTTTAGTTGCATTAAAAACTTATAAAACAGGACATGGGCTCCGAGGAAAACTGAAGTGGCTTCCTGATGAAGACATTTTGAAAGCATTGAATACAgcattttacaaaacatttaag aCAGTTGAACCAACAGGAAAACGTTTCTTGCTAGCTATTGATGTCAGTGGTTCCATGGACCAAAGAGTTTTGGGGAGTATACTCAATGCTAGCACAGTTGCTGCAGCAATGTGTATG GTTGTTgcaagaacagaaaaagattctCATATAATTGCATTTTCACATGAAATGGTACCATGCCCAGTGACCATGGAGATGACTTTGTGTCAAGTATTGAAGGTTATGGATGAG ATTCCAATGGGTTGTACCGATTGTTCTCTCCCAATGATATGGGCTCAGAAGACAAACACAGCTGCTGATGTCTTCATTGTGTTCACTGATAATGAGACCTATTTTGGAAGTGTCCATCCAGCTGTGGCTCTGAGGGATTACCGGACA aAAATGGATATTCCAGCTAAATTGATTGTTTGTGGAATGACCTCAAATGGTTTTACTATTGCAGACCCAGATGATAGAGGCATGTTGGATATGTGTGGCTTTGATGCAGGAGCTCTGGATGTAATCCGAAACTTCACAATGGATGTGATTTAA